Within Pseudomonas cichorii, the genomic segment CCTGCACTGCGCAGCCCGGCAGCTGGCGTCAGAGACGCGCCTGACGCGCCGCCACGTTACGGGCCTTGGCCATGGCCGCAAGACGCACCGGAACGTTGGCCGCGCCATATCCGACGTAATCGTTCTTGCGTTGCAGGATCTCGAAGAAGAAACGCCCGTCAAAGGCATCGGTGTAGACATGGAACAGCTCGCCGCCCTGGGCATCACGGTCGTACAGCACGTTGTAATACGCCAGTTCGCTGAGGAATTCGTCATCGAAGTCGAAGCGTGCGGCCAGGTCGTCGTAATAGTTGAGCGGGATATCCAGCAACGGGACGCCTGCCTCCTTGGCGCGGCTGACCTCGGCGAAAATGTCTTCGCACGAAAACGCGATGTGATGCACGCCGGAGCCACGATAACTCGACAGAGCATGGGATATCGCCGTGTTGCGGTTTTCCGAAATGTTCAGCGGCAGACGGATCGTACTGCACCGGCTGCGCAACGCACGGCTTTTGACCAGCCCGTAAGGGTCAGGCAGCACCACTTCGTCATCGGCCTCGAAATCCAGCAGGCTCTTGTAGAACAGCACCCAACTGTCGAGGCTGTCTGCCGGCAGAGCCATGGCCATGTGGTCAATGCGCTGCAGGCCGCCCTGATCCCTGGTCTTGGGGTCAACGATAAAGTCGATGTCGTAGATCGACTGGCCAGGCTCTGCGCCCTGAACCAGATAAATCAGGCTGCCATCGGGCGCACGCACCGAAGGGATTTCCCGCTCGTTCGGCCCGACCAACCCACGGTAGGGCTGGCCCTTGAACGCTCGCGCACGCTCCAGCGCCCTGTTGCCATCATCCACTCGCAAGGCAGTGGCGCACAACGAAGGGCCATGGGCCTCGAAAAAGCTGTGGGCAAAGGAATAGGGTTCGGCATTGAGCACAATCTTGATATCACCCTGACCCAGCAGGCTCACCGCCTTGGAGCGATGCTGCCCCAGACGGGCGAAACCGAGACGTTCCAGCCAGCCGGACAATCGTGCGCCCTGAGTCTCGTCAACCGCGAACTCAAGGAACTCGACGCCACTGTACGTGCTGGCAGGCGGCGGGTTGAACAGGATTTCGGAAGCCACCGGCTCAGCCTCACGGGCCAGAAGCTCGCGGGTTTTCTCTTCCAGATAGAGCAATGAGCGGAAACCATCGGCGGCGTTGGCGCGGGTTGGTGCAGCCCGAAAACCATCATTGAAGACTTCCAGCGACAAAGGCCCGGTGTAGCCACTGCGCAGGATCGGCGCCAGAAAGCCTGGCAGGTCGAATTCGCCCTGCCCGGGGAAGCAGCGAAAATGTCGGCTCCACTCCAGCACGTCCATGGCCAGGATTGGCGCATCGGCCATTTGCACGAAAAATATCTTGTCGCCGGGAATCTGGGCGATGGCACCTGGATCGCCCTTGAGCGAAAGCGTATGGAAACTGTCGAGCAATACACCCAAAGCCGGGTGATCGACCTGACGCACAAGATTCCAGACCTGTTGCCAGGTATTCACATGACGCCCCCAGGCCAGGGCTTCGTAGCCCACCCGCAGGTTACGGGCACCGGCACGCTCGGCCAGCAGGCCCAGGTCATCGAGAAGGATATTTTCATCGCCCACCGAGTCGGCGGCGGCATTGCTGCAGACCAGCACCAGGTCGGTGCCCAGTTCCTGCATCAGATCGAATTTGCGTTCGGCACGGTCGACATTACGCTGAAGCCGGTCACGGCGGCAGCCTTCAAAATCACGAAACGGCTGGAACAGAGTGATGGCGATACCCAGGTCGGCGCAGATCTGCCTGACGTTGCGCGGGCTGCCGTCGTAATACAAAAGGTCGTTCTCGAAGATTTCTACCCCGTCGAAACCGGCTGCAGCAACGGCTTCGAGCTTTTCAGGCA encodes:
- the quiC gene encoding 3-dehydroshikimate dehydratase QuiC, which encodes MQRSIATVSLSGTLPEKLEAVAAAGFDGVEIFENDLLYYDGSPRNVRQICADLGIAITLFQPFRDFEGCRRDRLQRNVDRAERKFDLMQELGTDLVLVCSNAAADSVGDENILLDDLGLLAERAGARNLRVGYEALAWGRHVNTWQQVWNLVRQVDHPALGVLLDSFHTLSLKGDPGAIAQIPGDKIFFVQMADAPILAMDVLEWSRHFRCFPGQGEFDLPGFLAPILRSGYTGPLSLEVFNDGFRAAPTRANAADGFRSLLYLEEKTRELLAREAEPVASEILFNPPPASTYSGVEFLEFAVDETQGARLSGWLERLGFARLGQHRSKAVSLLGQGDIKIVLNAEPYSFAHSFFEAHGPSLCATALRVDDGNRALERARAFKGQPYRGLVGPNEREIPSVRAPDGSLIYLVQGAEPGQSIYDIDFIVDPKTRDQGGLQRIDHMAMALPADSLDSWVLFYKSLLDFEADDEVVLPDPYGLVKSRALRSRCSTIRLPLNISENRNTAISHALSSYRGSGVHHIAFSCEDIFAEVSRAKEAGVPLLDIPLNYYDDLAARFDFDDEFLSELAYYNVLYDRDAQGGELFHVYTDAFDGRFFFEILQRKNDYVGYGAANVPVRLAAMAKARNVAARQARL